In Melanotaenia boesemani isolate fMelBoe1 chromosome 7, fMelBoe1.pri, whole genome shotgun sequence, a single window of DNA contains:
- the LOC121643306 gene encoding integrin alpha-6-like, with the protein MAKQWHMVLVCTVWYFQILIVGGFNLDTQNVLQRKGDPGTLFGFSVAFHQQLSPAKRNLLLVGAPRAIHQNQVNVTGVVYWCDLSTTTERCQPIEFGNEEFLESKGINNQWMGVRVTSQGPGKNVMSCAHRYQQWSQSPSLSVPHLLTGQCYLLGDNLQVGEEERTWRRVVCDYEHLTRRQKDHEWFGYCQQGHGASFAKDNQSLLFGAPGAYQWKGIVRMEVLDNLHITSKDPRETGDIDQFNQKLIPLQRNSYLGFSIDSGMALIKKGDLTVVSGAPRGGYSGQVAFLKEDPEAQRNLSVKLVLSGPGLASSFGYDVAVVDLNSDGWDDLAVGAPEFFVKDGVVGGAVFIYINTKGKRWEKIVPIALYGHEDSMFGLAVENIGDINQDGYGDIAVGAPYDGSGRVYLYCGSSDGINRKAAQVLSPGSNTVSLFGYSLSGNLDVDDNQYPDLAVGSLSDSVFVFRARPVITVSTSLKITPNQIDITKERCDEQTCYFAGQACFTYTAQPASFNHTLMLNYTFEADSDRRRSRPRVDFVDSSRGKLELPEQGRPICTNTMLRLVRDITDKLRSIPVSVTVSLWSFSETTSASTHVSSITPVLNLYQQKTTVSEITLINEGCGSDNICQSNLQVQYKFCSKETKNGQEVFTSLVREEGVAVITPSDEDIALEITVTNINGDDAHQSHSVIMLPDTLRYSSVIHSETAETQVSCSANDNGTLIDCELGNPLQRDAEVTFYVMLTTSGISLSTKHVNVTLQLETTSVQEIQPVEVLAKVVFELRLQIHGLAKPSQVSLGENLKGESAIKSVDEIGPSVQYEFKITNLGRPLRSFANASLNIFWPKEDSVGKWLLYLTRVSSTGIHSVPCSPVNEVNPLRSVKGWDAPSRQRREAGYEALSTDDFKLHPTRKYKTLTCSDGLRCVEIRCPLLGLDSTALMILHSRLWNATLEEDYSSLNYLNIVVEATLSLTKSLENIGFKTENPRTQVKLTVFLEKKVNFLTKVAWWIIFLSVFAALLLLLFFGLLVWKRKSIHCFDNSKKLPDDEKPKTGWTLLKS; encoded by the exons ATGGCAAAGCAATGGCACATGGTGCTCGTCTGCACTGTCTGGTATTTCCAGATCCTTATTGTTGGAGGTTTTAACCTGGACACCCAGAATGTACTGCAGAGAAAAGGAGATCCAGGTACTCTCTTTGGATTTTCTGTTGCTTTCCACCAGCAGCTGAGCCCTGCCAAGAGAAACCT ACTGCTTGTTGGAGCTCCACGGGCAATACACCAGAATCAAGTGAACGTTACCGGAGTGGTTTACTGGTGTGATCTGTCTACAACAACTGAGCGCTGCCAGCCCATtgagtttggaaatgaag agtTCCTTGAGAGTAAAGGCATTAACAACCAATGGATGGGAGTAAGAGTCACAAGTCAAGGTCCTGGTAAAAATGTAATG TCATGTGCTCATCGATATCAGCAGTGGAGCCAAAGCCCAAGTCTTTCTGTCCCTCACCTGCTGACGGGTCAGTGCTACCTGTTAGGAGACAACCTTCAGGTTGGGGAGGAAGAAAGGACATGGCGAAGGGTAGTTTGTGATTATGAACACCTAACTAGAAGACAAAAGGACCATGAGTGGTTTGGATACTGTCAACAGGGCCATGGAGCATCTTTTGCCAAAGATAACCAGTCGTTGTTATTTGGGGCGCCAGGAGCTTATCAGTGGAAAG GAATTGTACGAATGGAGGTTCTGGATAATCTCCACATCACCAGCAAAGATCCTCGTGAAACTGGAGATAtagaccagtttaaccagaaacTCATTCCTCTCCAGAGAAACAGCTACCTAG GCTTCTCTATAGACTCTGGGATGGCTCTGATCAAGAAGGGTGACCTGACAGTCGTATCAGGGGCACCGCGAGGTGGCTACAGTGGCCAGGTGGCGTTCCTGAAGGAAGACCCTGAGGCTCAGAGAAATTTGTCTGTCAAGCTGGTTCTCTCTGGGCCAGGCCTGGCTTCTTCCTTTGGCTATGATGTGGCAGTGGTGGATCTCAACAGTGATGG GTGGGACGATCTTGCTGTAGGCGCACCGGAGTTCTTTGTAAAAGATGGGGTGGTGGGGGGAGCAGTCTTCATCTATATTAACACCAAAGGAAAACGCTGGGAAAAGATTGTCCCAATTGCACTTTATGGACATGAAGACTCCATGTTTGGTCTCGCAGTGGAAAATATAGGAGACATCAATCAAGATGGTTATGGAG ATATTGCTGTGGGGGCACCATATGACGGTTCTGGTCGGGTTTACCTTTACTGTGGCTCATCAGATGGTATCAACAGAAAAGCTGCACAG GTACTCTCACCAGGATCAAACACAGTGAGTTTATTTGGATATTCTTTAAGTGGAAACCTGGACGTGGACGACAATCAGTACCCTGATCTGGCTGTCGGATCACTCTCagactctgtttttgttttcag AGCACGGCCAGTCATCACTGTCAGCACCTCTCTGAAGATAACACCAAATCAAATAGACATCACAAAAGAACGGTGTGATGAACAGACGTG TTATTTTGCAGGTCAGGCTTGCTTCACCTACACAGCACAGCCAGCATCCTTTAACCATACATTGA TGTTAAACTACACTTTTGAGGCTGATTCTGACAGAAGAAGATCAAGACCCAGAGTCGACTTTGTAGATTCTTCTCGTGGAAAACTGGAGCTGCCTGAACAAGGGAGACCAATTTGTACCAACACAATGCTCCGACTTGTG AGAGACATCACCGACAAGCTGCGCAGTATCCCTGTCTCTGTCACTGTGTCTCTATGGAGCTTCAGTGAAACAACCAGTGCAAGTACACATGTGTCAAGCATCACTCCTGTCCTCAACCTTTACCAACAGAAGACCACTGTGTCAGAG ATAACTCTAATAAATGAGGGCTGTGGCAGTGACAACATCTGCCAAAGTAACCTGCAGGTCCAGTATAAGTTCTGCTccaaagagacaaaaaatgGTCAAGAGGTTTTTACATCACTGGTCAG GGAGGAAGGAGTTGCAGTCATCACTCCTTCTGATGAAGACATTGCTCTGGAGATCACTGTGACTAACATAAATGGGGATGATGCACATCAGAGTCACTCAGTCATTATGCTTCCAGACACATTGCGCTACTCATCTGTAATCCACAGTGAAACAGCT GAAACACAAGTGAGTTGTTCAGCCAATGACAATGGAACACTAATAGACTGTGAACTGGGAAATCCACTCCAAAGAGATGCTGAG GTGACCTTTTATGTCATGCTCACAACTTCCGGCATCTCATTAAGTACGAAACATGTAAACGTCACTTTGCAACTTGAAAC GACAAGTGTGCAGGAGATACAGCCGGTTGAGGTATTAGCCAAAGTGGTTTTTGAGTTGAGGTTGCAAATACATGG GTTAGCCAAGCCTTCTCAAGTCTCACTTGGTGAAAACCTAAAGGGTGAAAGTGCCATTAAATCAGTGGATGAAATAGGACCATCAGTTCAATATGAATTCAAG ATAACAAATTTAGGTAGACCACTGAGGTCATTTGCAAATGCATCATTAAACATCTTCTGGCCAAAGGAGGACTCTGTAGGAAAATGGCTTTTGTACTTGACTCGTGTTAGCAGCACAGGTATACATTCTGTCCCCTGTTCACCTGTGAATGAGGTCAATCCACTCAGAAGTGTAAAG GGTTGGGATGCTCCCTCAAGGCAAAGACGTGAAGCTGGATATGAAGCTCTCTCTACTGATGACTTTAAACTTCATCcaacaagaaaatacaaaactttg ACATGCTCAGATGGCCTCAGATGTGTGGAGATACGCTGCCCTCTGCTGGGCCTGGACAGTACTGCACTGATGATTCTACATTCACGCCTTTGGAACGCAACTTTGGAAGAG GATTACAGCTCTTTAAACTACCTTAACATTGTGGTGGAGGCTACTCTCAGTCTAACCAAATCTCTGGAGAATATTGGATTCAAAACAGAAAACCCCAGGACTCAG GTAAAACTGACAGTGTTCCTTGAGAAAAAGGTTAATTTCTTAACCAAAGTAGCATGGTGGATAATCTTCCTGTCAGTCTTTGCAGCTCttctgttgttgctgttttttggCCTCTTGGTTTGGAAG cgGAAAAGCATCCATTGTTTTGATAATAGCAAGAAGCTCCCAGATGATGAAAAGCCAAAGACAGGGTGGACTCTCCTTAAAAGCTGA
- the gpc2 gene encoding glypican-2 isoform X2, whose protein sequence is MEETLSLQSERDFLKATEDNSQFLLTTFTQRHRRFDEFFRELIDLSEKSMNQMFTKTYGLLFTQNAHVFQELFVELRRYYSGGSVSLSEVLSDFWSRLVERVFSLVNPQYQFSEDYLECVSKHAEQLQPFGDVPRKLRVQVSRAFIAARALSQGLATGRDIVNKATKLTADSECVRGLMRQWYCPLCRGMPFLRPCHSLCLNVMKGCLANQADLDTEWNNFIDALYLVSEKLEGPFNIELAADSISVKVSEAIMHMQENSVSISSKVFQGCGNPRPAPARSKRSPKEPGGNRRPFRTYTPEEKPTTAAGTNLDRLVTELKERLRPMRGFWVSLPHTICNDEKMAADVTNEDRCWNGQTRGRYLPDVTGDGLVSQINNPEVEVDIARPDVRTRQLIMELRVVTNKLKHAQSGLDMDFMDSEEGSGSGGGDHGERYNDDWPGYGPYSPPYSKPPHNPASSPAKPPRGRDRNGPKWNKNNGHGRARSAASLQTFSQLSLLSLPFMVSVSPMWR, encoded by the exons ATGGAGGAGACGCTGTCCCTCCAGAGCGAAAGAGACTTCCTCAAAGCCACTGAAGACAACAGCCAGTTTCTTTTGACCACCTTCACTCAGAGACACCGCAGGTTTGACG AGTTCTTCAGAGAGCTTATTGACCTTTCAGAGAAGTCTATGAACCAGATGTTTACGAAGACCTACGGCCTGCTATTCACTCAGAATGCTCACGTCTTCCAGGAACTATTCGTGGAGCTTCGCAGATATTACTCTG GAGGAAGTGTGAGTCTGTCAGAGGTCCTTTCAGATTTCTGGTCCCGACTGGTGGAGCGGGTCTTCTCCCTGGTCAACCCCCAGTATCAGTTCAGTGAGGACTATCTGGAGTGTGTGAGCAAGCATGCTGAGCAACTGCAGCCGTTTGGAGATGTGCCCCGCAAACTTCGAGTACAG GTCTCAAGGGCGTTCATAGCAGCCAGAGCACTGTCTCAGGGCTTGGCTACTGGTCGGGATATTGTGAACAAAGCAACAAAA CTGACTGCAGATTCAGAGTGCGTGCGTGGCCTGATGCGTCAGTGGTACTGCCCACTGTGTCGAGGCATGCCCTTCCTGCGGCCCTGCCACTCCTTGTGCCTTAATGTGATGAAGGGCTGCTTAGCCAATCAGGCTGATTTGGATACAGAATGGAACAATTTCATTG ATGCTTTGTACCTGGTTTCAGAGAAGCTGGAGGGGCCGTTTAACATTGAGCTTGCAGCCGACTCCATCTCTGTAAAAGTGTCAGAGGCCATTATGCATATGCAGGAAAACAGTGTCAGCATCTCCAGTAAG GTTTTTCAAGGTTGTGGAAACCCAAGGCCAGCTCCAGCCCGGTCTAAGCGCTCACCCAAAGAACCAGGGGGCAACAGGAGGCCCTTCCGCACCTACACCCCTGAGGAGAAACCCACCACTGCTGCAGGCACCAACCTGGACCGACTG GTTACTGAGCTGAAGGAAAGACTGCGGCCCATGCGAGGCTTCTGGGTgtccctcccacacaccatctgCAACGATGAGAAGATGGCTGCCGACGTCACTAATGAGGACCGCTGCTGGAATGGGCAGACTCGGGGGAG ATACCTGCCAGATGTGACAGGTGATGGACTTGTTAGTCAGATCAACAACCCTGAGGTGGAGGTGGACATTGCCCGTCCAGATGTGAGAACCAGACAGCTAATTATGGAATTAAGGGTGGTGACAAATAAACTCAAGCACGCTCAGAGCGGACTGGACATGGACTTCATGGACA GTGAGGagggcagtggctcaggtggtggAGATCATGGTGAAAGGTACAATGATGACTGGCCAGGATATGGGCCATACTCTCCACCTTACAGTAAACCCCCACATAATCCTGCGTCCAGTCCTGCAAAGCCTCCTCGAGGCAGAGATAGAAATGGGCCCAAGTGGAACAAAAACAACGGCCATGGACGGGCTCGGTCTGCAGCCAGTCTGCAAACCTTCTCCCAACTTTCTCTGTTGTCTTTGCCTTTCATGGTCTCTGTGTCCCCCATGTGGAGATAG
- the gpc2 gene encoding glypican-2 isoform X1, with translation MDTRLLVLFCAVAALSGTRSPVAAAGRSCADTRQVYSEKGYSTSTAPVTQISGEHLRLCPQDYTCCSSQMEETLSLQSERDFLKATEDNSQFLLTTFTQRHRRFDEFFRELIDLSEKSMNQMFTKTYGLLFTQNAHVFQELFVELRRYYSGGSVSLSEVLSDFWSRLVERVFSLVNPQYQFSEDYLECVSKHAEQLQPFGDVPRKLRVQVSRAFIAARALSQGLATGRDIVNKATKLTADSECVRGLMRQWYCPLCRGMPFLRPCHSLCLNVMKGCLANQADLDTEWNNFIDALYLVSEKLEGPFNIELAADSISVKVSEAIMHMQENSVSISSKVFQGCGNPRPAPARSKRSPKEPGGNRRPFRTYTPEEKPTTAAGTNLDRLVTELKERLRPMRGFWVSLPHTICNDEKMAADVTNEDRCWNGQTRGRYLPDVTGDGLVSQINNPEVEVDIARPDVRTRQLIMELRVVTNKLKHAQSGLDMDFMDSEEGSGSGGGDHGERYNDDWPGYGPYSPPYSKPPHNPASSPAKPPRGRDRNGPKWNKNNGHGRARSAASLQTFSQLSLLSLPFMVSVSPMWR, from the exons ATGGATACCCGGCTGCTGGTTCTGTTCTGCGCTGTCGCTGCCCTGTCGGGGACCCGTAGCCCCGTGGCTGCTGCGGGGAGGAGCTGTGCTGACACCCGGCAGGTGTACTCCGAGAAAGGGTACAGCACAAGCACCGCTCCGGTGACTCAAATCTCAG GTGAGCACCTGCGGCTCTGTCCCCAGGACTACACCTGCTGCTCCAGTCAGATGGAGGAGACGCTGTCCCTCCAGAGCGAAAGAGACTTCCTCAAAGCCACTGAAGACAACAGCCAGTTTCTTTTGACCACCTTCACTCAGAGACACCGCAGGTTTGACG AGTTCTTCAGAGAGCTTATTGACCTTTCAGAGAAGTCTATGAACCAGATGTTTACGAAGACCTACGGCCTGCTATTCACTCAGAATGCTCACGTCTTCCAGGAACTATTCGTGGAGCTTCGCAGATATTACTCTG GAGGAAGTGTGAGTCTGTCAGAGGTCCTTTCAGATTTCTGGTCCCGACTGGTGGAGCGGGTCTTCTCCCTGGTCAACCCCCAGTATCAGTTCAGTGAGGACTATCTGGAGTGTGTGAGCAAGCATGCTGAGCAACTGCAGCCGTTTGGAGATGTGCCCCGCAAACTTCGAGTACAG GTCTCAAGGGCGTTCATAGCAGCCAGAGCACTGTCTCAGGGCTTGGCTACTGGTCGGGATATTGTGAACAAAGCAACAAAA CTGACTGCAGATTCAGAGTGCGTGCGTGGCCTGATGCGTCAGTGGTACTGCCCACTGTGTCGAGGCATGCCCTTCCTGCGGCCCTGCCACTCCTTGTGCCTTAATGTGATGAAGGGCTGCTTAGCCAATCAGGCTGATTTGGATACAGAATGGAACAATTTCATTG ATGCTTTGTACCTGGTTTCAGAGAAGCTGGAGGGGCCGTTTAACATTGAGCTTGCAGCCGACTCCATCTCTGTAAAAGTGTCAGAGGCCATTATGCATATGCAGGAAAACAGTGTCAGCATCTCCAGTAAG GTTTTTCAAGGTTGTGGAAACCCAAGGCCAGCTCCAGCCCGGTCTAAGCGCTCACCCAAAGAACCAGGGGGCAACAGGAGGCCCTTCCGCACCTACACCCCTGAGGAGAAACCCACCACTGCTGCAGGCACCAACCTGGACCGACTG GTTACTGAGCTGAAGGAAAGACTGCGGCCCATGCGAGGCTTCTGGGTgtccctcccacacaccatctgCAACGATGAGAAGATGGCTGCCGACGTCACTAATGAGGACCGCTGCTGGAATGGGCAGACTCGGGGGAG ATACCTGCCAGATGTGACAGGTGATGGACTTGTTAGTCAGATCAACAACCCTGAGGTGGAGGTGGACATTGCCCGTCCAGATGTGAGAACCAGACAGCTAATTATGGAATTAAGGGTGGTGACAAATAAACTCAAGCACGCTCAGAGCGGACTGGACATGGACTTCATGGACA GTGAGGagggcagtggctcaggtggtggAGATCATGGTGAAAGGTACAATGATGACTGGCCAGGATATGGGCCATACTCTCCACCTTACAGTAAACCCCCACATAATCCTGCGTCCAGTCCTGCAAAGCCTCCTCGAGGCAGAGATAGAAATGGGCCCAAGTGGAACAAAAACAACGGCCATGGACGGGCTCGGTCTGCAGCCAGTCTGCAAACCTTCTCCCAACTTTCTCTGTTGTCTTTGCCTTTCATGGTCTCTGTGTCCCCCATGTGGAGATAG